Genomic DNA from Blastocatellia bacterium:
GACAGGAGGTCATCCCCCTGGGACTTCGGTTTGGACACAAGGCGCAGTATTCTACTCCCTCAACCCTGGGTTTTCTAGACGAATCGGCGATTGCACGCACGCCGGGTGGAAGCACACGCCAGTGGAGACAGCGACAACTACCCGACCGGGAAGGCGAACATCAGATGGCTGAGTCTTCCCTCGCCGGCATCGCCCGTTAGCTGTCAGGCGCGCGAGCGCCTCACATTACTCATCGGATGCATCGAGGATAAGGCGGACCCTCGCGGCCAATGCCTCAGGTGTGAACGGCTTGGTGAGAAACATCGCCGGCGACTCCAGCAAAGCGAGTGATCGGCCGGCCCGACTGGTATGGCCTGACATGAACAGAACCTTCGTTCCCGGGCGCTCGCGTTGAAGCTGGGCGGCCAGCTCGGTTCCGCTCATCAGGGGCATCACGACATCCGTCAACAGAAGGTGAATGGGTCCGGGATGGCGACGCGCGGCCAGTAATGCCTCCACCCCGTTGGAGGCTTCCAACACAGTGTATCCCTTGCGCTGGAGGACCTCGCGGATCAGCTCGCGCACGAGCGGTTCGTCCTCGGCTACCAGGATGGTTTCCGTTCCTCCACACGCGCATCGGGACGGCGCGGCTGTGACTTGTTCATCGCGCGGAGGGATGATCCGGGGAAGGTAGATTTTGAAAGTGGTTCCCCGACCGACCTCGCTCATCACATCAACATACCCGCCGCATTGTGTGACGATGCCATAGACGGTAGCTAGACCGAGACCCGTTCCTCTCTCCCCCTTGGTGGTGAAAAACGGCTCGAAGATATGCGACAGGGTTTCCGGATCCATGCCACAGCCGGTGTCGCTCACCGACAGCACGACGTAAGGGCCGGGCCGCACATTCAGACGGCGGGCAACGTACTCAGCATCCAGCTCGACCCGGTCGGTCTCGATGGTCAGGGTGCCCCCGTCAGGCATCGCATCGCGGGCATTGACGACGAGGTTGATGAGGACTTGTTGAAGCTGACCGGGATCCGCTCGGACGGATCCGATGTCCGGGCGCAGGATTGTGATCAGCTCAATATCCTCGCCGATCAATCGCCGGAGCATCTTCTCCATATCAATGATGACGCCGTTCGGATCGAGCAGGCGCGGTTCTATCGGCTGGTTGCGGCTGAAGGCCAGGAGTTGACGGGTCAGGAGAGCAGCTCGCTCCCCGGCCCGTTTCATCTCCTCGATGATGCGCCGGAGCGGGCTCGTCTCTTCTAACGAGCGGAGAAGCAAGTCACTGTAGCCGGTGATCACCGTGATCAAATTGTTGAAGTCATGCGCCACGCCGCCGGCCAGCCGTCCGATGGCTTCCATCTTCTGCGCCTGCTGAAGCTGCCGCTCCAACTGTCGCCGTTCGGTCACATCAACGATCATCCCAAGGGCGCCGATATACTGCCCGGCGTCGTTGTAGAGCGGTTTGACCGAGACAATGGCCCAGAGCACCGATCCATCCCGGCGACGAAAGCGAAAGTCGCCGTGCTTGGTTACCCCTTCAAATTTCTTTTCGACATTTTGTCGGGCGCGCACCTGAGCTGCTTCATCGAGGAAATCGTAGAGAGGACGCCCGAGCATCTCCTGACGGGAATAGCCCAGCATCTCTGCCATTCGCTCGTTGACGTACCAGGTGCGCGCCTCGGCCTCAATGACCCAGATGCCTTCCTGCGCCGTCTCTACAATTTGCCGATAGCGCTCCTCGTTGCGGCGCAGGGCCTCTTCCGCTTTCACCCGGTCGGTAATGTCCTGGGCCATGACGATGAGCGCTCCCCTTCCGGCAAAGTTCAACGGTCGCGCCGTCATTTCTACGGTGATGATCATTCCGTCCTTACGCCGATGGCGCGATCGCCATCTATGAACAGAAACTGCCGATGACAGTCGGTCGAGCGCCTCGTCGTTGTCCTGTTGACCGACGGCGAGGTCC
This window encodes:
- a CDS encoding PAS domain S-box protein encodes the protein MMDSYDGATAVSQREESPMMGEELAAVLFHQHPQPMWICDHETLAIRAVNESAIEHYGYSREEFLQLTLRDLAVGQQDNDEALDRLSSAVSVHRWRSRHRRKDGMIITVEMTARPLNFAGRGALIVMAQDITDRVKAEEALRRNEERYRQIVETAQEGIWVIEAEARTWYVNERMAEMLGYSRQEMLGRPLYDFLDEAAQVRARQNVEKKFEGVTKHGDFRFRRRDGSVLWAIVSVKPLYNDAGQYIGALGMIVDVTERRQLERQLQQAQKMEAIGRLAGGVAHDFNNLITVITGYSDLLLRSLEETSPLRRIIEEMKRAGERAALLTRQLLAFSRNQPIEPRLLDPNGVIIDMEKMLRRLIGEDIELITILRPDIGSVRADPGQLQQVLINLVVNARDAMPDGGTLTIETDRVELDAEYVARRLNVRPGPYVVLSVSDTGCGMDPETLSHIFEPFFTTKGERGTGLGLATVYGIVTQCGGYVDVMSEVGRGTTFKIYLPRIIPPRDEQVTAAPSRCACGGTETILVAEDEPLVRELIREVLQRKGYTVLEASNGVEALLAARRHPGPIHLLLTDVVMPLMSGTELAAQLQRERPGTKVLFMSGHTSRAGRSLALLESPAMFLTKPFTPEALAARVRLILDASDE